Below is a genomic region from Corallococcus caeni.
ATGACTGGAACGGCGTCCGGCAGGGCGCCGCCAACGGGCGCCACCGGGAGCTCATCCCCGACGGCAAGCTGTGCAGCGCGGCCAATGAGAGCCACAAGGGCCTGGACCTGGCGCGCACGGACTGGCCGTCCACGCTGATCAGCCCGGACGGCAACGGCCGCTTCGAGTTCGTCTTCCACGCCACCGCGGTGCACGCCACGGGCTACTTCCAGCTCTTCGTGACGAAGGAGGGCTACAACCCCGCTCTGCCCCTGAAGTGGTCGGACCTGGAGGCGTCGCCCTTCTGCAACGTCACCAACGTGTCCGCGGTGAACAACCGCTACCGGCTTGACTGCCCCTTCCCTGCGGCGCGCACGGGAGCGCACGTCATCTACGCCATCTGGCAGCGCGCGGACAGCCCGGAGGCCTTCTACGCCTGCACGGACGTGAAGTTCAGCGACACGCCGCCCCCGCCGGTGCTGTGGAAGGAATTGGGCCAGGTGCAGGCGCGTGAGGATCTGCCCAAGGCGAGCAAGGTGACGTTCCGCCTCTTCGACAGCGCGGGCCGCGACGCCGAGTCCCATCCCCTGACGCTCGACGCGGCCACGCCCGCGGCCACGTGGATGTACCGGCTGGCGCAGCAGGTGAACGCGGGCTCCAGCCGCGTGCAGGTGGGCGTGCTCCAGACGACGGGCACCGTGACGCCGGTGCAGGACGCGCTGGGCAACCGCGTGTACGCGAAGGAGACGGGCTACACGTTCCAGGTGGACATCGAGAAGCCCTCCACCGGCGGCAGCGACGGCGGCACGGACGGCGGCACCGGCGGGAGCGCGCAATACAAGTACCCGGCGGGCATCGACAGCTACACGGCGGGCACGCTGGTGGAGGGCACGGACGGGCTCATCTATCGCTGCAAGCCCTTCCCGTACTCCGGTTGGTGCAAGGGCGTGGCGTCGTACTACGCGCCGGGCACGGGCATGGCCTGGCAGGACGCGTGGGAGCGCGTGCCGTAGCGCGCCTCGCGCTGGACATGGAACGGGCCGCCCTTCCAGCGGAGGGGCGGCCCGGGGACTTCCCGCGCGCAGGCGAAGAAGGGGCGCACGTCCAGCACGGCCGACGGGTGGCACATGCGCGCGATGGAGGTGCGCAGCGCGCCCGCCACGCGGATCCAGGGAAACACCCCCCGGAGGCCTCAGGGCGGCGCCGCCTCCACGGTGAAGGCCACCTCGCCCCGGGGTGGAATCTGGACCCTGCGGGGCGTGAAGCGCTGCTCGGACTCCGGATCGATGGGGCGGGCCTCCAGGAGGTACTCGCCCGGTTCGATGCCCCGGGCGAGGACGGTGCCCTGGGGGGCGAACTCCTGGTAGGGGAAGCCCACGGGACCCTCCACGTACCGCAGCCGGATGAAGGCGGGCAGCGGCTGGCCGTCCGTGTCCCGGGCGGTGAAGCGCACCTTCGCGGCCAGGTCCAGGGGCACGGTGAGTGTGTCCACGCGGGACGTCACCTCGTGTTGGAACGGCCGCGCGTCGTGGGCCTTGAGCTCCAGGACGAAGGGCGGGGGAGGCAACTGCGTCAGCGTGTAGCCCCCGTCTTGCGGGACGACGTTTCGGGGCCGCGCCAGCGCACGGGCGAGGTCAGGGTCCGAGGGCTCCGTGAGCTTCGCCTTGAGGGTCCCCACGTCGGAGAGGACGTCTCCCGTCTCCGCGTCGTGGAGGACCAGCCGCAGCGTCCAGCCCGGATCCAGCGTCAGCACGCCCAGGTCCTGGTCCAAGCCCTCCGTCTGGGTCACGTCGCGTTGCAGCGGGGTGAAGCCGGAGGCCTGCACCGTGAGCGTCGCCGGCCCCGAGGTGTCGAAGGGAAGGTCGAAGACGCCGTCCGGCCACGCCTCGGGCTGCGCTTGAGTCTGGAGTCCCGCGCCCTTCACCTGGAAGGAGGTGACGGCCTTGCCCCCGGGTTCCACGACGCGGCCCCGGAGGCGTCCGTCGCGCTCCAGCACCAGCCGGAGCGGCGCCGCGCCGGAGTCCACCCACAGGCCGCCAGTCTCCGGGGAGGGTTCTCCTCCCTGCGAGCGCTGGGGGCGGAAGGAGTGGCCCGGCAGGGAGGCCCACAGCGCGTAGCGGGGCGCCACGAGCCCGCGCAGGGTGAAGCGTCCGTCCGGGCCCGTGCGGAGGCCGGGGGGGACTTCCTCGTCCGAGCTCCCACCCCACCGCGACTCCTCCTCGTCGGGGAGCGCCGCGGTGATGGCGACGTCCGCGAGCGGCTGGCCCGCGCCATCCACCGCGATGCCAGAGCGCTCGCGGCCTGCCTCCAGGCGCAGGGACACGTCCCGGTGCTCCCGCCCCTGGAACATGATGGCCTGCGACACCGAGACCTCCATCAGGTCCCCCCGGATGGCGGCCTCCAGGTGGTACGGGCCCGGGGCAATCCCTTGCAACTGGAAGCGGCCCTGCTCATCCGTCATGGCCTGCCGCGGCTGCTCTTCCGGCAGGAACTCCTCCGCGTCCTCGCCGTCCTTCGACAGCGTCACGGTCGCGTCCCGCAGCGGCAGTCCCCGGGGGTCGGTGACGGTGCCGGAGACGGAGGCGCCCCGGTCCAGCACCACCACGACCTCCCGCGAGGGGACGCGCACGTCGATGGTGAGGCTCTGGAAGGAGGGATCCTCCACGAGCAGCCGCGCCGTCCCCGCGCGCTGGACATCCAGGACGAAGCGCCCCGCGGCGTCCGAGCGCTGGGCCCCGCTGGCGAGGAGGTCGTCCCAGTCTCCCAGGATGCCGGAGAGCTCCAGGCGGATGCCCTCGAGCGGAGCGCCCGACGTGTCGACGACGCGGCCCTCCACGCTCTTCGCGCGCCGGAGCGTGAAGTCCAGCGGCGCCATGCCCGGCTGGAGCTTCTGGGCCGTGACCTCCAGGTCCAGGTGATGCGGCGCGAGGATCCGGAAGGTATGCGGCCCGGGACGCGTGGGCCCCATCCGGTAGCGGCCCGCGGCGTCCGTCACGGCGTCCGCTTCGGCGGCGAGGGGCCCGCCGTCCTCCCGGTAGGTCTCCACGCGCGCGTCCGGGATGGGCTGCCCCGTGTCGTCGCGCACCGAGCCTTCCAGCATCACGCCCCGCTGGAGCCGCAGCTGCACGTGCTCCATGGGAGGCGTCACGTCCAGCGTGGCGAACGCGCCGCCGGAGCCGGTGCTGAGCTGGTGGGCGACGGCGGGCGCGGTGAAGCGGAAGCGCCCCGCGTCATCCGTCGTGGTGCGCTGGACGGAGGCCGTCGCGGTGTCCCCCTCCAGGAGGACCTGGAGGCCCGGCACTGGAGTGCCTTCCTCGGACACGACCTGGCCCGCGACGGGGAGCGTGCGCGCGAGCACCACGGGGTCCAGGCCGTCAGCGGATTCCAGCTCCGGCTGGAACCACGAGGACGCGCCGTCCGCGGTGACGAAGGCGGCGTAGCGGCCCTGGGGCAGGGGGCCCGCGACGAAGTGGCCCTCGGCATCGGTGGTCGCGTCGAAGAAGCGCGTGTGCCAGCGGGAGACGAGCGTCACCCGCGCATCGGGGATGGGCGTCTGGTCCGGGGCCGTGACGCGCCCCTGGAAGAGGACGCCCTGCTCCAGCGTCAGCTCCACGTCGTCCGAGCCCACCGGCACGCCGCCCTGTGACACCGCGCCCGTATCGCCCAGGGCCCAAAGCGTCACGCTGCCCTCGGGCAGGCCGTCCAGCGCGAAGCGCCCTTCCGCGTCCGTGGTCGCCTCCGCGAACACCGGCGCTTCGCCGTCGCGGGCCTCCACGGCTTCGCCCTGCATGCGCTCGAAGTCGAAGCCGCAGCGCCCCGTCTTGAGGAGCGGGGCCCGCGCGTCATCCTGGCCGGAGGGGGAGGGGCAGGGCCGCTCCGACAGCGTGACCCCGGGCTCCACTCGGGACGCGGAGACGCGCACGCCCGCCGCCGCGCCGTGGGTCCCCAGCACGCGGCCCGCGATGCGCGCGGTGCCCACGGGACGCGGGGGCGTCGTGAGCTGGGACACGCGGGGCTTCGGCGTCACGGCGGCCGCGGAGGTGGGCGGAGGCGCGTCCTTCGCGGACGACGCGGGCCAGGGGGTCCACATCAGGAGCGCGAGGAGCCCGGCGACGGCGAGCGCGCCTGCTCCCAGCCAGGGCTTCAGTCCCCCTCGTCTCGCGGTCCCCATGCGCGGCAGGATAGCGGGCCCCTGTGTCGTGCGTCAGCGCGCGAGGGGAAGCCACACGGGCCGCACGTCGCGGGACAGCGTGCCTTCGGCGGGCACGTCCAGCTCCTCGCGGTGGAGCCGGTCCTTGTCGCGGGTGCTCGCGAGGACGGTGTAGTGGCCCGCGGCGACGCGGCGGAACGTGACGGACCTGCCGGTCCATTCCTCCAGGGGGCGTCGCTGGAGGCCCAGCAGGTCGAGGTCCCTGGCGCTGGCGGGAGCGGAGGGCTGGCCGGGCAGCAGGA
It encodes:
- a CDS encoding carboxypeptidase-like regulatory domain-containing protein — translated: MWTPWPASSAKDAPPPTSAAAVTPKPRVSQLTTPPRPVGTARIAGRVLGTHGAAAGVRVSASRVEPGVTLSERPCPSPSGQDDARAPLLKTGRCGFDFERMQGEAVEARDGEAPVFAEATTDAEGRFALDGLPEGSVTLWALGDTGAVSQGGVPVGSDDVELTLEQGVLFQGRVTAPDQTPIPDARVTLVSRWHTRFFDATTDAEGHFVAGPLPQGRYAAFVTADGASSWFQPELESADGLDPVVLARTLPVAGQVVSEEGTPVPGLQVLLEGDTATASVQRTTTDDAGRFRFTAPAVAHQLSTGSGGAFATLDVTPPMEHVQLRLQRGVMLEGSVRDDTGQPIPDARVETYREDGGPLAAEADAVTDAAGRYRMGPTRPGPHTFRILAPHHLDLEVTAQKLQPGMAPLDFTLRRAKSVEGRVVDTSGAPLEGIRLELSGILGDWDDLLASGAQRSDAAGRFVLDVQRAGTARLLVEDPSFQSLTIDVRVPSREVVVVLDRGASVSGTVTDPRGLPLRDATVTLSKDGEDAEEFLPEEQPRQAMTDEQGRFQLQGIAPGPYHLEAAIRGDLMEVSVSQAIMFQGREHRDVSLRLEAGRERSGIAVDGAGQPLADVAITAALPDEEESRWGGSSDEEVPPGLRTGPDGRFTLRGLVAPRYALWASLPGHSFRPQRSQGGEPSPETGGLWVDSGAAPLRLVLERDGRLRGRVVEPGGKAVTSFQVKGAGLQTQAQPEAWPDGVFDLPFDTSGPATLTVQASGFTPLQRDVTQTEGLDQDLGVLTLDPGWTLRLVLHDAETGDVLSDVGTLKAKLTEPSDPDLARALARPRNVVPQDGGYTLTQLPPPPFVLELKAHDARPFQHEVTSRVDTLTVPLDLAAKVRFTARDTDGQPLPAFIRLRYVEGPVGFPYQEFAPQGTVLARGIEPGEYLLEARPIDPESEQRFTPRRVQIPPRGEVAFTVEAAPP
- a CDS encoding lytic polysaccharide monooxygenase auxiliary activity family 9 protein yields the protein MFPAIRRAFTASLAFVSLLSAGPAAAHGSMEVPLSRVYGCFKEGPESPKSAACKAAVQAGGTQALYDWNGVRQGAANGRHRELIPDGKLCSAANESHKGLDLARTDWPSTLISPDGNGRFEFVFHATAVHATGYFQLFVTKEGYNPALPLKWSDLEASPFCNVTNVSAVNNRYRLDCPFPAARTGAHVIYAIWQRADSPEAFYACTDVKFSDTPPPPVLWKELGQVQAREDLPKASKVTFRLFDSAGRDAESHPLTLDAATPAATWMYRLAQQVNAGSSRVQVGVLQTTGTVTPVQDALGNRVYAKETGYTFQVDIEKPSTGGSDGGTDGGTGGSAQYKYPAGIDSYTAGTLVEGTDGLIYRCKPFPYSGWCKGVASYYAPGTGMAWQDAWERVP